A genomic region of Spea bombifrons isolate aSpeBom1 chromosome 9, aSpeBom1.2.pri, whole genome shotgun sequence contains the following coding sequences:
- the LOC128504753 gene encoding uncharacterized protein LOC128504753, which yields MKDKDYHAGLERGKPATYTGDKKAKMAAKTNKKWVRLATVFAYVLSVSLAAIVLAIYYSLIWKPVRSGGETANGNAGPEVTTFRSNITTLVSDNKPNNSIPSNGARTGIDSVKTSSAFPDAVSHVTPSQKVATEHTMVQATIPNGDSATEHGVLVLTTNPIIQQESTLETDGQEIVTPSPPSHNTQVWKEALRPDTKNPVSSSPLPAHFPVTPTPADTSLSNDDLLIQPTKGFNGVAEDLQGFTSVQDVRDTTHHLFAPSNFNKDSLISGSTAPLERQTAEAERSHEPQGSTDAVTYSGHTSAAGSL from the coding sequence ATGAAGGACAAAGACTACCATGCCGGTTTAGAAAGGGGAAAGCCTGCTACATACACAGGGGACAAGAAAGCAAAAATGGCAgccaaaaccaataaaaaatggGTAAGACTGGCAACTGTTTTCGCTTACGTGTTATCCGTTTCCCTGGCTGCTATTGTCTTAGCTATTTATTACAGTTTAATATGGAAACCTGTGAGGTCTGGCGGTGAAACGGCTAATGGAAATGCTGGTCCCGAGGTAACGACTTTTAGAAGCAACATCACAACTCTTGTGTCTGACAATAAGCCGAATAACAGCATTCCTAGTAATGGAGCAAGGACCGGCATTGATTCAGTGAAAACATCTTCTGCATTTCCGGATGCAGTCAGCCATGTAACTCCTTCACAAAAGGTAGCGACAGAACACACCATGGTTCAAGCCACAATACCTAATGGAGACTCTGCAACAGAGCACGGGGTGCTTGTGCTTACAACAAACCCCATCATTCAGCAAGAAAGCACATTGGAGACAGATGGTCAGGAAATTGTGACACCATCACCACCAAGCCATAACACACAGGTATGGAAAGAGGCCTTAAGACCAGACACAAAAAATCCTGTAAGCAGTAGCCCACTGCCTGCACATTTCCCCGTAACTCCTACCCCCGCTGACACGTCCCTATCTAATGATGATCTACTTATTCAGCCAACCAAAGGCTTTAATGGAGTCGCAGAAGATCTTCAAGGGTTTACATCAGTGCAAGACGTAAGAGATACTACACACCACTTATTTGCTCCGTCTAATTTCAACAAGGACTCTCTGATAAGTGGTAGCACAGCACCATTAGAGCGTCAAACCGCTGAAGCTGAAAGAAGCCATGAGCCTCAGGGCTCTACAGACGCAGTGACATATTCAGGACATACATCTGCAGCAGGAAGCCTATAG
- the LOC128505173 gene encoding uncharacterized protein LOC128505173, with protein MKDKDFMPNVERGKPATYTGDKKARMAAKTNQKWVRLATVFAYVLSVSMAAIILAIYYSLIWMPVRSSGSNSSNANLSQEVSVVSHNETMFTQPEVSESIGTGLTTGTMKGPSREKRSHAIRVRSKSVQQPPEDILKEGMPGYSSFKGMVQSMGTQEGMVQEEDRDSDKAGVAEEDTDKDVWPEKHPISLEKIRPQGHHRR; from the coding sequence ATGAAGGACAAAGACTTCATGCCCAATGTGGAAAGAGGTAAACCAGCAACATATACTGGTGACAAAAAAGCAAGAATGGCAGCAAAGACCAACCAAAAATGGGTGAGACTAGCAACAGTCTTTGCATATGTTCTCTCTGTATCAATGGCAGCTATAATTCTTGCTATTTACTACAGCCTAATATGGATGCCAGTGAGATCTAGTGGAAGTAACAGCAGCAATGCCAACCTGAGTCAGGAGGTGTCCGTTGTGTCTCACAACGAAACCATGTTCACTCAGCCAGAGGTCTCAGAGTCTATTGGCACTGGCTTGACAACAGGCACTATGAAGGGGCCCAGCCGTGAAAAGAGATCACATGCGATAAGAGTAAGATCTAAGAGTGTTCAGCAACCACCGGAGGATATACTCAAGGAGGGAATGCCTGGATACTCAAGTTTTAAGGGAATGGTGCAGTCAATGGGAACACAGGAAGGCATGGTTCAAGAGGAGGACCGAGACTCTGATAAGGCTGGAGTGGCTGAAGAGGATACGGACAAGGATGTTTGGCCAGAGAAACATCCAATCAGTCTAGAGAAAATAAGGCCACAAGGTCACCACCGGAGATAA